The genomic segment TTTAAAAGCCCGTGATATTGATACGACTATTTCTGCTCAACATTTTGGTCATGCAGTACGAGCTTTGAAAAATAAACTGACTAGAGAATTTGATCAAGCAGAAAAGGATGCGTTTAAGCAAGAAAATCCAGATTTAACTGTTTTTGAAAACTTGGGTGCAGGAGCTTTGGCAAATGCAGTTGTTCGGGGTGATGTGGAATATGGATCAGTCATGTCAGGACAAATTGCGGGGCTTGTCAGCAAAGAAGAAACAGTTGAAGAAATTTTGAAAGATATTTACTATGGTGCAGCAGAGGTAATCCAAAAAGAAGCTAGCCGTTGGGCAGGAGTAACTAGAAATGACTAAAACAGCCTTTCTATTTGCAGGTCAGGGAGCTCAGTATTTGGGAATGGCTCGTGACCTTTATGATCAGTACAATGTAGTGCGAGCAACCTATGATGAAGCAAGCCAAGTGTTAGGTTATGACATAAGGAATTTAATTGATCGTGAGGAAGAAAAACTCAATCAGACACGGTATACTCAGCCAGCGATTTTGACGACTTCGGTTGCTATCTATCGGTTATTGCAGGAGGAAGGAATACAAGCTGCCATAGTAGCAGGTCTTTCTCTTGGAGAATACTCTGCTATGGTAGCCGCTGGTGCTTTGGAGTTTACAACGGCGGTTGCTTTGGTGGCAAAGCGTGGTGCTTTAATGGAGGAGGCAGCTCCTGCTGGCTCTGGTAAAATGGTTGCGGTTTTAAATGCTGATTTGGCTACGATTGAAACGGCCTGTCAAGAGGCTAGTCAGCTGGGAATTGTATCACCAGCAAACTACAATACACCTAGCCAGATTGTTATTGGCGGTGAAGTTAAAGCAGTTGACAAAGCTGTGGAATTGTTAAAAGAAGCTCGCGTGAAACGTTTGATTCCACTCAAAGTTTCTGGCCCATTTCATACAGCTTTGTTAAAGCCAGCTAGTGATAAATTGTCAAAAGTTTTAGCAGCAGTCGAATTTACTGATTTTAAACTCCCTTTGGTAGGAAATACAGAAGCTACTGTCATGGAAAAAGAACGGATAAAAGAGCTATTAACCCGTCAGGTAATGGAGCCGGTTCGTTTTTATGACAGCATTGCCAGAATGCAAGAAGCTGGTGTAACAAAGTTTATCGAGATTGGTCCTGGAAAAATTTTGTCTGGTTTTATGAAAAAAATTGATAAGACAGCTAATGTTTATCAAGTAGAAGACGCGAAGAGCTTGTCTGTTCTTCTAGAAAAAAAGGAATAGGTATGGAACTTAAAGGAAAAAATGTTTTTATAACTGGTTCAACACGTGGCATTGGACTTGCAATGGCTCATAAGTTTGCAAGCTTAGGTGCCAACATTGTTTTAAATGGTCGCCGTGAGATTGGTGAGGAGCTCATTTCTGAATTTTCAGATTATGGAGTTCAGGTGATTCCGATATCTGGTGATGTATCAGATAGTACAGATGCTAAGCGAATGGTAGAGGAAGCTATTGAAAAACTTGGAAGCGTGGATATTCTGGTCAATAATGCTGGTATCACAAAAGATAAACTTATGTTGAAATTAACTGAGGAAGATTTTGAGCAGGTTTTGAAAGTGAATCTTGTTGGTGCTTTTAATATGACACAAGCGGTTCTGAAGCCAATGACAAAAGCTCGTCAGGGTGCTATTATCAATGTATCTAGTGTTGTCGGCTTGATTGGGAATGTCGGTCAAGCAAATTATGCAGCTTCTAAAGCTGGGCTTATTGGTTTCACTAAATCTGTAGCACGTGAGGTAGCAGCTCGTAATGTACGAGTAAATGCTATTGCACCAGGCATGATTGAGTCAGATATGACCGATGTTTTGTCTGATAAAGTAAAAGAAACTACACTAGCTCAGATTCCAATGAAGCGTTTTGGTAATACCAGTGAAGTGGCAGAAGTAGCGACCTTTCTAGCTCGTCAAGAGTATTTAACAGGACAAGTTATTGCTATTGATGGTGGCTTAGCCATGTAACGATAAATTAAGTTGGACAAAAATAGAAGGTTTTGAAGAGATATTTTTCTTAGCTATAAATCAGAATAAAGGAGTTCGATATGAAACTAAATCGAGTTGTTGTAACAGGATACGGACTGACTTCACCGATTGGGAATACACCT from the Streptococcus constellatus subsp. constellatus genome contains:
- the fabD gene encoding ACP S-malonyltransferase, yielding MTKTAFLFAGQGAQYLGMARDLYDQYNVVRATYDEASQVLGYDIRNLIDREEEKLNQTRYTQPAILTTSVAIYRLLQEEGIQAAIVAGLSLGEYSAMVAAGALEFTTAVALVAKRGALMEEAAPAGSGKMVAVLNADLATIETACQEASQLGIVSPANYNTPSQIVIGGEVKAVDKAVELLKEARVKRLIPLKVSGPFHTALLKPASDKLSKVLAAVEFTDFKLPLVGNTEATVMEKERIKELLTRQVMEPVRFYDSIARMQEAGVTKFIEIGPGKILSGFMKKIDKTANVYQVEDAKSLSVLLEKKE
- the fabG gene encoding 3-oxoacyl-[acyl-carrier-protein] reductase, translating into MELKGKNVFITGSTRGIGLAMAHKFASLGANIVLNGRREIGEELISEFSDYGVQVIPISGDVSDSTDAKRMVEEAIEKLGSVDILVNNAGITKDKLMLKLTEEDFEQVLKVNLVGAFNMTQAVLKPMTKARQGAIINVSSVVGLIGNVGQANYAASKAGLIGFTKSVAREVAARNVRVNAIAPGMIESDMTDVLSDKVKETTLAQIPMKRFGNTSEVAEVATFLARQEYLTGQVIAIDGGLAM